Proteins from one Streptomyces sp. NBC_00390 genomic window:
- a CDS encoding 2-oxo-4-hydroxy-4-carboxy-5-ureidoimidazoline decarboxylase produces MSSDSHARPPKRTPSARGHWGTLTPSAIPSQRRGTPGLAHFNTVPAMTAEAILLGCCGSHRWARRVAAHRPYPDLESLLAACDEAAYDLAPADVHEALARESSAGLHRDAPSAAHTALAAAHAAYESRFGHAFVICLDRYRPDEHLDQLLAGIRSRLSREPDEERAVSAEELRALARSRIAHVVANHPETDVTGLPDSPSEAV; encoded by the coding sequence CTGTCCAGCGATTCCCACGCCCGCCCGCCGAAACGAACACCATCGGCCCGCGGCCACTGGGGCACCCTCACCCCGTCCGCCATACCGTCCCAGCGTCGCGGTACGCCCGGCCTCGCGCATTTCAACACCGTCCCGGCCATGACGGCCGAGGCGATCCTTCTCGGCTGCTGCGGCAGCCACCGCTGGGCGCGGCGCGTGGCCGCACACCGCCCGTACCCCGATCTCGAGTCGCTCCTCGCCGCCTGTGACGAAGCCGCCTACGACCTGGCCCCGGCAGATGTGCACGAAGCACTGGCCCGCGAGTCCTCCGCCGGCCTGCACCGCGACGCGCCGTCGGCCGCGCACACCGCACTGGCCGCCGCGCACGCCGCGTACGAGAGCCGCTTCGGCCATGCGTTCGTGATCTGCCTCGACCGGTACCGGCCGGACGAGCACCTCGACCAGCTGCTGGCCGGTATCCGCAGCCGGCTCTCCCGCGAGCCGGACGAGGAGCGGGCCGTGTCGGCCGAGGAGCTGCGGGCCCTCGCCCGCTCCCGGATAGCGCATGTAGTGGCCAACCATCCGGAAACAGACGTCACGGGGCTTCCCGATAGCCCGTCCGAGGCTGTTTGA
- the sdhC gene encoding succinate dehydrogenase, cytochrome b556 subunit, translated as MPAGTLYRGREGMWSWVAHRVTGVLIFFFLFVHVLDTALVRVSPETYDEVVATYKTPLVALLEYGLVAAVLFHALNGLRVIAVDFWSKGPRYQKQMLWTVMAIWVVLMAGALYPVLGHAAREVFGS; from the coding sequence GTGCCGGCTGGAACGCTGTACCGCGGCCGGGAAGGAATGTGGTCCTGGGTGGCTCATCGAGTCACCGGCGTCCTCATCTTCTTCTTCCTGTTCGTACATGTACTGGACACCGCGCTCGTCCGCGTCTCCCCCGAGACGTACGACGAGGTCGTCGCCACGTACAAGACACCGCTCGTCGCGCTGCTCGAATACGGCCTGGTGGCCGCCGTCCTCTTCCACGCGCTCAACGGCCTTCGGGTCATCGCGGTGGACTTCTGGTCCAAGGGCCCGCGCTACCAGAAGCAGATGCTCTGGACCGTCATGGCCATCTGGGTGGTGCTGATGGCGGGTGCGCTGTACCCGGTCCTCGGCCACGCCGCTCGTGAAGTCTTCGGGAGCTGA
- a CDS encoding succinate dehydrogenase hydrophobic membrane anchor subunit, with translation MSSNNAVADATSPIGPVEGDHAYDVDNPAPYIEAPRKRTKKTPKSTRGNFEMAAWLFMRLSGIVLVVLVIGHLLIQLVLDGGVSKIGFAFVAGRWASPFWQTWDLLMLWLAMLHGANGLRTVINDYAERPNTRLWLKGLLYTATVFTILLGTLVIFTFDPNIR, from the coding sequence ATGTCTTCGAACAACGCAGTTGCTGACGCCACATCCCCGATCGGTCCCGTCGAGGGCGACCACGCCTACGACGTGGACAATCCGGCCCCGTACATCGAGGCCCCGCGCAAGCGCACCAAGAAGACCCCGAAGTCGACCCGTGGCAACTTCGAGATGGCCGCGTGGCTCTTCATGCGGCTGTCCGGCATCGTCCTCGTCGTCCTGGTCATCGGTCACCTGCTGATCCAGCTGGTGCTCGACGGCGGCGTCTCCAAGATCGGCTTCGCCTTCGTGGCCGGCCGCTGGGCGTCCCCGTTCTGGCAGACCTGGGATCTGCTGATGCTGTGGCTTGCCATGCTGCACGGCGCCAACGGCCTCCGTACCGTCATCAACGACTACGCGGAGCGTCCCAACACGCGCCTGTGGCTCAAGGGCCTGCTGTACACCGCCACGGTGTTCACCATCCTTCTGGGCACGCTGGTGATCTTCACCTTCGACCCGAACATCCGCTAG
- the sdhA gene encoding succinate dehydrogenase flavoprotein subunit — MKIHKYDTVIVGAGGAGMRAAIESTKRSRTAVLTKLYPTRSHTGAAQGGMAAALANVEEDNWEWHTFDTVKGGDYLVDQDAAEILAKEAIDAVLDLEKMGLPFNRTPDGTIDQRRFGGHSRNHGEAPVRRSCYAADRTGHMILQTLYQNCVKEGVEFFNEFYVLDQLITEVDGVRKSAGVVAYELATGEIHVFQAKAVIYASGGTGKFFKVTSNAHTLTGDGQAACYRRGLPLEDMEFFQFHPTGIWRMGILLTEGARGEGGILRNKDGERFMEKYAPVMKDLASRDVVSRSIYTEIREGRGCGPEGDHVYLDLTHLPPEQLDAKLPDITEFARTYLGIEPYTDPIPIQPTAHYAMGGIPTNVAGEVLSDNTTVVPGLYAAGEVACVSVHGANRLGTNSLLDINVFGKRAGIAAAEYSAKADYVELPENPASFVEEQVERLRNSTGSERVAVLRKELQETMDANVMVFRTEQTIKTAVEKITELRERYLNVSIQDKGKRFNTDLLEAIELGNLLDLAEVMAVSALARKESRGGHYREDFPNRDDVNFMRHTMAYREVGDDGSETVRLDYKPVVQTRYQPMERKY; from the coding sequence ATGAAGATCCACAAGTACGACACCGTCATCGTCGGCGCCGGTGGCGCCGGTATGCGCGCGGCCATCGAGTCGACGAAGCGCAGCCGCACCGCCGTGCTGACAAAGCTCTACCCCACCCGCTCCCACACGGGCGCAGCGCAGGGCGGCATGGCCGCCGCGCTGGCGAACGTGGAGGAGGACAACTGGGAGTGGCACACCTTCGACACGGTCAAGGGCGGTGACTACCTGGTCGACCAGGACGCCGCCGAGATCCTGGCGAAGGAGGCCATCGACGCCGTCCTCGACCTGGAGAAGATGGGCCTGCCGTTCAACCGGACCCCGGACGGCACCATCGACCAGCGCCGCTTCGGCGGTCACTCCCGCAACCACGGCGAGGCCCCGGTCCGCCGGTCCTGCTACGCCGCGGACCGCACCGGCCACATGATCCTCCAGACGCTGTACCAGAACTGCGTCAAGGAGGGCGTGGAGTTCTTCAACGAGTTCTACGTCCTCGACCAGCTGATCACCGAGGTCGACGGCGTCCGCAAGTCCGCCGGCGTCGTCGCCTACGAGCTGGCCACCGGCGAGATCCACGTCTTCCAGGCGAAGGCCGTGATCTACGCGTCCGGCGGCACCGGCAAGTTCTTCAAGGTGACCTCCAACGCGCACACCCTCACCGGTGACGGCCAGGCCGCCTGCTACCGGCGCGGTCTGCCGCTGGAGGACATGGAGTTCTTCCAGTTCCACCCGACGGGCATCTGGCGCATGGGCATCCTGCTGACGGAGGGCGCCCGTGGTGAGGGCGGCATCCTCCGCAACAAGGACGGCGAGCGCTTCATGGAGAAGTACGCGCCGGTCATGAAGGACCTCGCCTCGCGTGACGTCGTCTCGCGCTCCATCTACACGGAGATCCGCGAGGGCCGCGGCTGCGGTCCCGAGGGCGACCACGTCTACCTGGACCTGACCCACCTGCCGCCGGAGCAGCTGGACGCCAAGCTCCCGGACATCACCGAGTTCGCGCGTACGTACCTCGGCATCGAGCCCTACACGGACCCGATCCCGATCCAGCCGACCGCGCACTACGCCATGGGCGGTATCCCGACCAACGTCGCGGGTGAGGTCCTCAGCGACAACACCACCGTCGTCCCGGGCCTGTACGCCGCCGGTGAGGTCGCCTGCGTGTCGGTGCACGGTGCCAACCGTCTCGGCACCAACTCGCTGCTCGACATCAACGTGTTCGGCAAGCGTGCCGGTATCGCCGCCGCCGAGTACTCGGCGAAGGCCGACTACGTCGAGCTGCCGGAGAACCCTGCCTCCTTCGTCGAGGAGCAGGTCGAGCGGCTGCGCAACTCCACCGGCTCGGAGCGGGTCGCCGTGCTCCGCAAGGAGCTGCAGGAGACGATGGACGCCAACGTGATGGTGTTCCGCACCGAGCAGACGATCAAGACGGCGGTCGAGAAGATCACCGAGCTGCGCGAGCGCTATCTGAACGTGTCCATCCAGGACAAGGGCAAGCGGTTCAACACGGATCTGCTGGAGGCCATCGAGCTGGGCAACCTCCTCGACCTGGCCGAGGTCATGGCCGTCTCCGCGCTGGCCCGCAAGGAGTCCCGCGGTGGTCACTACCGCGAGGACTTCCCGAACCGCGACGACGTCAACTTCATGCGCCACACCATGGCGTACCGCGAGGTCGGCGACGACGGCTCCGAGACCGTGCGTCTCGACTACAAGCCCGTCGTCCAGACCCGCTACCAGCCGATGGAGCGTAAGTACTGA
- a CDS encoding succinate dehydrogenase iron-sulfur subunit, producing MATPTMDKVQAEAAASPYITVTFRIRRFNPEVSDEAQWQDFQIEIDPKERVLDALHKIKWDVDGSLTFRRSCAHGICGSDAMRINGRNRLACKTLIKDINPEKPITVEAIKGLTVLKDLVVDMEPFFQAYRDVMPFLVTKGNEPTRERLQSAEDRERFDDTTKCILCAACTSSCPVFWNDGQYFGPAAIVNAHRFIFDSRDEAGEQRLEILNDKDGVWRCRTTFNCTDACPRGIEVTKAIQEVKRALITRRF from the coding sequence ATGGCTACCCCGACCATGGACAAGGTGCAGGCGGAGGCCGCGGCCTCCCCGTACATCACGGTCACCTTCCGGATCCGCCGGTTCAACCCCGAGGTCTCCGACGAGGCCCAGTGGCAGGACTTCCAGATCGAGATCGACCCGAAGGAGCGTGTGCTCGACGCTCTCCACAAGATCAAGTGGGACGTCGACGGATCGCTGACCTTCCGGCGCTCCTGCGCGCACGGCATCTGCGGCTCCGACGCAATGCGGATCAACGGCAGGAACAGGCTCGCCTGCAAGACGCTGATCAAGGACATCAACCCGGAGAAGCCCATCACGGTCGAGGCCATAAAGGGCCTGACGGTCCTCAAGGACCTGGTCGTGGACATGGAGCCCTTCTTCCAGGCCTATCGCGACGTCATGCCGTTCCTGGTCACCAAGGGCAACGAGCCGACGCGTGAGCGGCTGCAGTCCGCCGAGGACCGCGAGCGTTTCGACGACACCACCAAGTGCATCCTGTGTGCCGCGTGCACGTCGTCGTGCCCGGTGTTCTGGAACGACGGCCAGTACTTCGGGCCGGCGGCGATCGTCAACGCCCACCGCTTCATCTTCGACTCGCGTGACGAGGCCGGGGAGCAGCGTCTGGAGATCCTCAACGACAAGGACGGCGTGTGGCGTTGCCGCACCACGTTCAACTGCACGGACGCCTGCCCGCGCGGTATCGAGGTCACCAAGGCGATCCAGGAAGTGAAGCGGGCGCTGATCACGCGTCGCTTCTGA
- a CDS encoding DUF7737 domain-containing protein, translating to MPRLAIADRCVMDGRFLHVRGDLHTYKIHLGSGNILRTPNDQYVCIVPKAGDGPDTGYLPFEGDGLLSVILSKAMMLARDAEITDPTIVSQL from the coding sequence GTGCCGCGCCTCGCGATCGCCGACCGGTGCGTGATGGACGGCCGGTTCCTGCACGTGCGCGGCGATCTCCACACGTACAAGATCCACCTCGGCTCGGGGAACATCCTGCGCACGCCGAACGACCAGTACGTGTGCATCGTCCCCAAGGCGGGCGACGGCCCGGACACCGGATATCTGCCCTTCGAGGGGGACGGGCTCCTGTCCGTGATCCTCAGCAAGGCGATGATGCTGGCCAGGGACGCCGAAATCACCGACCCGACGATCGTGAGCCAGCTCTGA
- a CDS encoding GNAT family N-acetyltransferase, whose translation MDQDITVRPATTGNWADVEQLLSARGSVHGCWCMFFRQTPQERRATEWGEGNRQALKALVDDGRRPGLVAYRDRTPVGRVSVAPRAEYTRLDRSPVSRAVDQRPVWSLVCLYVGKDHRGTGVARELVRAAAEYARERGARTVEAYPVDDTLGPVGADDAYHGLVSLLAREGFTEVARRTPKRPVMRLPPEP comes from the coding sequence ATGGACCAAGACATCACGGTACGGCCCGCCACCACCGGGAACTGGGCGGACGTCGAGCAGCTCCTCAGCGCGCGTGGCTCCGTGCACGGCTGCTGGTGCATGTTCTTCCGCCAGACACCGCAGGAACGCCGCGCGACCGAGTGGGGCGAGGGCAACAGGCAGGCGCTGAAGGCACTCGTCGACGACGGGCGCCGCCCCGGTCTTGTGGCCTACCGGGACCGCACCCCGGTCGGACGGGTGTCGGTCGCGCCCCGCGCCGAGTACACGCGACTCGACCGTTCGCCGGTCAGCAGGGCCGTGGACCAACGCCCGGTGTGGTCACTGGTCTGCCTGTACGTCGGCAAGGACCACCGCGGCACGGGAGTCGCCCGTGAACTGGTGCGCGCAGCCGCCGAGTACGCGAGGGAGCGGGGCGCGCGGACCGTCGAGGCGTACCCGGTGGACGACACGCTGGGCCCGGTGGGAGCCGACGATGCCTACCACGGGCTGGTCTCGCTGCTCGCCCGCGAGGGCTTCACGGAGGTGGCCCGCCGCACGCCCAAGCGGCCGGTGATGAGGCTTCCGCCGGAGCCTTGA
- a CDS encoding DUF4132 domain-containing protein, which translates to MNVTTLLDDEDAYGPAMRAAHAELLTSPGVHEFLVHCTGQDKVRATKRWRKQAAALLADSVRGPEAVRVLLEGMARQAEHTVRSPQWGGGEWPGIASEHNTVLVRGLLWAAADIDAGWAVPAVADVALNAGTGWGGSGGVCRNGKMATAAVAVLGEFGGPQGEQAVERLDRLRRTIRNRTVVKGIATSLQAVAERGGLTPSILRERAVPAVGLDARGMREEQLGDHTALLSVAAPGTVTLAFRGPQGRVLKSAPKPVREAYGDRLAEIRGAVKQLRVLLTAERARLEEHLMAGTCRPVRDWESYYIDHPVTGALASTLIWEVSQDGGARWTAGLPERAAGGWALAGADGTAVPVTEGALLRLWHPVRADTEEVRAWRTELADRELRQPFKQAFREVYPLTPAEETTRNYSNRFAGHILRYGQARALMVERGWAGNHLGYHSDGYAAEMVRELMRAGELTVTEGEFWRARFHVELVEARDDGDIATLCSTDQVRFERRRGARGPWERTDLADVPVLTLSEAMRDVDLFVGVASIGADPQWQDRGEDRAFGDYWRGWAFGDLTETARMRRESLAALLPRTRIADRVELTDRFLRVRGELRTYKIHLGSGNILMEPDDAYLCIVVDRGAVAAAGDTDRLFLPFEEDGGLLSVILSKAFLLADDARITDRTITSQLRRAA; encoded by the coding sequence ATGAACGTGACGACGCTGCTCGACGACGAGGACGCGTACGGGCCGGCGATGCGGGCGGCGCATGCGGAGCTGCTCACATCGCCGGGCGTGCACGAGTTCCTCGTGCACTGCACCGGACAGGACAAGGTGCGGGCCACCAAGCGGTGGCGCAAACAGGCCGCGGCGTTGCTGGCGGACTCCGTGCGCGGGCCGGAAGCGGTGCGGGTGCTGCTGGAGGGGATGGCTCGCCAGGCCGAGCATACGGTGCGTTCGCCGCAGTGGGGCGGGGGCGAATGGCCGGGCATCGCCTCGGAGCACAACACGGTTCTGGTGCGCGGGCTGCTCTGGGCCGCGGCGGACATCGACGCCGGCTGGGCCGTGCCGGCCGTCGCCGATGTGGCGCTCAACGCCGGGACGGGCTGGGGCGGTTCGGGCGGCGTGTGCCGCAACGGCAAGATGGCGACGGCGGCCGTCGCCGTCCTCGGCGAGTTCGGCGGGCCACAGGGCGAGCAGGCCGTCGAGCGGCTCGACCGCCTGCGTCGCACGATCCGCAACCGCACGGTGGTGAAGGGGATCGCCACCTCGCTCCAGGCCGTGGCCGAGCGCGGCGGACTGACGCCGTCGATACTCCGGGAGCGCGCGGTGCCGGCCGTGGGCCTCGATGCCCGCGGCATGCGTGAGGAGCAGCTCGGCGACCATACGGCGCTGCTGTCGGTCGCCGCGCCGGGCACCGTCACGCTCGCGTTCCGGGGGCCGCAGGGGCGGGTGCTGAAGTCCGCCCCGAAGCCGGTGCGCGAGGCGTACGGGGACCGCCTCGCCGAGATCCGCGGCGCGGTGAAGCAGCTGCGGGTGCTGCTGACGGCCGAGCGCGCACGGCTCGAGGAGCATCTGATGGCGGGCACCTGCCGGCCGGTGCGCGACTGGGAGTCCTACTACATCGACCACCCGGTCACCGGCGCGCTCGCGAGCACCCTGATCTGGGAGGTGAGTCAGGACGGTGGTGCGCGGTGGACGGCCGGTCTGCCGGAGCGCGCGGCAGGCGGCTGGGCACTGGCCGGTGCGGACGGCACCGCGGTCCCGGTGACCGAGGGCGCGCTGCTGCGGCTGTGGCATCCGGTGCGGGCGGACACCGAGGAGGTCCGGGCCTGGCGCACGGAGCTCGCGGACCGCGAGCTGCGCCAGCCCTTCAAGCAGGCGTTCCGGGAGGTGTATCCGCTGACCCCGGCCGAGGAGACCACCCGGAACTACTCCAACCGCTTCGCCGGGCACATCCTGCGCTACGGCCAGGCGAGGGCCCTGATGGTGGAGCGCGGCTGGGCGGGCAACCACCTGGGATACCACAGCGACGGGTACGCGGCGGAGATGGTGCGCGAGCTGATGAGGGCCGGTGAACTGACCGTGACGGAGGGCGAGTTCTGGCGGGCCCGGTTCCATGTGGAGCTCGTCGAGGCCCGCGACGACGGCGACATCGCGACCCTGTGCTCCACCGACCAGGTGCGCTTCGAACGCCGGCGCGGTGCGCGCGGACCGTGGGAGCGGACCGATCTCGCGGACGTACCTGTACTGACGCTCAGCGAGGCGATGCGCGATGTGGACCTGTTCGTGGGGGTGGCGTCGATCGGGGCCGATCCGCAGTGGCAGGACCGCGGGGAGGACCGGGCGTTCGGCGACTACTGGCGCGGCTGGGCGTTCGGCGACCTGACCGAGACGGCCCGGATGCGGCGGGAGTCGCTGGCAGCGCTGCTGCCGCGGACGCGGATAGCCGACCGGGTGGAGCTCACGGACCGTTTCCTGCGGGTGCGCGGGGAGTTGCGCACCTACAAGATCCACCTAGGCTCGGGAAACATCCTGATGGAACCGGACGACGCGTATCTGTGCATCGTGGTCGACCGAGGGGCGGTGGCGGCGGCCGGGGACACGGATCGTCTCTTCCTGCCGTTCGAGGAGGACGGCGGGCTGCTGTCGGTGATCCTGTCGAAGGCGTTCCTGCTGGCCGACGACGCCCGGATCACCGACCGCACCATCACGTCCCAGCTCAGGCGCGCCGCATAG
- a CDS encoding alpha/beta fold hydrolase — translation MTLSYDMTGEGPAVVLLHSSVCDRRMWDAQFEALADAGHRVVRCDFRGFGRSPVAEGPYTDAEDVLELMDALGIEQAALVGSSFGGRVALFTAARSPERVTALALLCAAPLPGHRPSAELVAFDERESELFEAGDLPGAADFNVRTWLGPDADRASRDAVHRMQLHAFEVQTAAEEAVEQEGAPFVLSGTRVTELPDLSGIKAPCLAVSGAHDLPDFGQAAARIPALLPQARHTELSWAGHLPGLERPDEITALLTGFLAEHRVPSGA, via the coding sequence ATGACGCTGTCTTACGACATGACCGGCGAAGGTCCCGCCGTCGTCCTTCTGCACTCCTCGGTGTGCGACCGGCGGATGTGGGACGCCCAGTTCGAAGCGCTCGCGGATGCGGGGCACCGCGTGGTGCGCTGCGACTTCAGGGGGTTCGGCCGGTCACCTGTCGCCGAAGGTCCCTACACCGATGCCGAGGATGTGCTGGAGCTGATGGACGCTCTCGGCATCGAGCAGGCAGCCTTGGTCGGATCGTCGTTCGGCGGCCGCGTCGCCCTGTTCACTGCCGCGCGCAGCCCGGAGCGGGTGACCGCGCTGGCCCTGCTGTGCGCCGCGCCGCTGCCGGGGCACCGGCCGAGCGCGGAACTGGTCGCCTTCGACGAGAGGGAGAGCGAGCTGTTCGAGGCCGGCGACCTGCCGGGGGCCGCGGACTTCAACGTGCGGACGTGGCTGGGCCCGGACGCCGACCGGGCGAGCCGGGATGCCGTGCACCGGATGCAGCTGCACGCCTTCGAGGTGCAGACGGCGGCGGAGGAGGCCGTGGAGCAGGAGGGCGCCCCGTTCGTGCTCTCCGGCACCAGGGTCACCGAACTGCCCGACCTCTCGGGCATCAAGGCGCCCTGCCTCGCCGTCTCCGGCGCGCACGATCTGCCGGACTTCGGGCAGGCCGCAGCCCGTATACCCGCCCTGCTGCCGCAAGCCCGCCATACGGAGCTCTCCTGGGCCGGTCATCTCCCTGGCCTGGAGCGGCCCGACGAGATCACCGCCCTGCTGACCGGCTTCCTCGCCGAGCACCGAGTGCCCTCGGGCGCGTGA
- a CDS encoding thiol-disulfide oxidoreductase DCC family protein, whose protein sequence is MATAARTAPAGSPAHRTPVHGLTVLYDANCSLCIHLRNWLRRQRQLVPLEMVAAGSVEARRRYPRLDHDRTLREITVIGDRGQIYIGPAAWIICLWALAEYRPKAHWLATPAGAPFVRVTMLAAAKYREATMPGAAAARPCDDRCSVPG, encoded by the coding sequence ATGGCCACCGCGGCACGCACCGCACCCGCCGGCAGCCCGGCGCACCGTACTCCGGTCCACGGCCTGACCGTCCTGTACGACGCCAACTGCTCGCTCTGCATTCATCTGCGCAACTGGCTGAGGCGGCAACGGCAGCTCGTGCCGCTGGAGATGGTCGCCGCCGGGTCCGTCGAGGCGCGCCGCCGGTATCCGCGCCTCGACCACGACCGGACGCTGCGGGAGATCACCGTCATCGGCGACCGGGGCCAGATCTACATCGGCCCCGCCGCGTGGATCATCTGCCTGTGGGCCCTGGCCGAGTACCGGCCCAAGGCCCACTGGCTGGCCACCCCGGCCGGGGCACCCTTCGTACGTGTCACGATGCTCGCGGCGGCCAAATACCGGGAGGCGACCATGCCGGGCGCCGCAGCAGCACGGCCCTGCGACGACCGGTGCTCCGTCCCCGGTTAG
- a CDS encoding TetR/AcrR family transcriptional regulator, whose translation MTEAKAPKSEQTRTLILETALRLFQERGYDKTTMRAIAKEAGVSVGNAYYYFASKEHLVQGFYDRIAAEHQAAVRPVLNKETDLEARLAGVLTAWLDIAAPYHEFAAQFFKNAADPESPLSPFSPESAHAREAAIAVHRDVLAGSKSKVAEELRDILPELMWLSQMGLVLYWVFDRSENSERSRRLAERGARLTSRGVALARFRVLRPLVHEVHELFTDFLPGMAESVAARKIRETRRSGWSGAGDDA comes from the coding sequence GTGACAGAAGCGAAGGCCCCGAAGAGCGAGCAGACCCGCACCCTCATCCTCGAAACCGCGCTCCGCCTCTTCCAGGAACGCGGCTACGACAAGACGACGATGCGGGCCATCGCCAAGGAAGCCGGTGTCTCGGTAGGGAACGCGTACTACTACTTCGCTTCCAAGGAACATCTCGTCCAGGGGTTCTACGACCGGATCGCCGCCGAGCACCAGGCGGCGGTCCGGCCCGTGCTGAACAAGGAGACCGATCTTGAGGCCCGGCTCGCCGGGGTGCTGACGGCGTGGCTGGACATCGCGGCCCCCTACCACGAGTTCGCGGCACAGTTCTTCAAGAACGCGGCCGACCCGGAGAGCCCGCTCAGCCCTTTCTCGCCCGAGTCGGCGCACGCCCGCGAGGCGGCGATCGCCGTCCACCGGGACGTGCTGGCGGGCTCGAAGTCCAAGGTGGCGGAGGAACTGCGGGACATCCTCCCGGAGTTGATGTGGCTCTCCCAGATGGGACTCGTCCTGTACTGGGTCTTCGACCGCTCGGAGAACAGCGAGCGGTCCAGGCGCCTCGCCGAACGCGGCGCCCGCCTCACCTCCCGCGGTGTCGCGCTGGCGCGCTTCCGGGTGCTGCGGCCGCTCGTACACGAGGTGCACGAGCTGTTCACGGACTTCCTGCCCGGGATGGCGGAGAGTGTCGCCGCCCGCAAGATCCGCGAGACCCGCCGGAGCGGCTGGAGCGGCGCGGGCGACGACGCCTGA
- a CDS encoding HAMP domain-containing sensor histidine kinase, producing the protein MTRTETADPGPWVRLEIAADGPGMSAKDAERIFDRFFRAAGGGSADGPVGSGLGLGMAIVQAVVAAQGGAVTVRTAPGEGLAVTVGLPARPAGDPRPAVTPAGRV; encoded by the coding sequence TTGACGCGTACGGAAACGGCCGACCCCGGTCCGTGGGTACGGCTGGAGATCGCCGCCGACGGACCGGGCATGTCCGCCAAGGACGCGGAGCGCATCTTCGACCGCTTCTTCCGCGCGGCGGGCGGCGGGTCGGCGGACGGGCCCGTCGGCAGCGGGCTCGGGCTCGGCATGGCGATCGTCCAGGCGGTGGTGGCCGCGCAGGGCGGCGCGGTGACCGTGCGGACCGCGCCGGGTGAGGGCCTGGCGGTGACGGTGGGGCTGCCGGCCCGACCCGCAGGAGACCCTAGGCCTGCCGTGACGCCAGCTGGACGAGTGTGA